The genomic region GTGAGATTTGAAAGCATAGCCACTGGTGTTGTCTagttgggtgggtggtcgGTCGGTGGGCGATATGACAGCGGACAACCTTTTCATGAAATTCGCATTTATATAGCAAAAACGGGCAAAGAGTTACATCCTGATGACTTACTTGCTTTCTATCACCCTGGCTTAATCTCCACTCAAAATTGGGTTTAAAACGACAGTTTATTATAGGAACATTGTAGGTAGCTACCAGCATACAACCAAACCAGACATTAACGGGGCATGACCTTGAAAACACAAGAAAAGTCCCCATTGAACGACCCTGAGTAGAAACAACCGGGCCTTGGATATCGCGAaccacccaaacaacccaccACACTCAATCAAACTTCCTCCCACAAtcgaaaacaaaaacataACCCATCCCGTTCTTTCACCTTGTTGTATATGAACCAAGTCCGCCAAACTATAGACGAGTCTTTCGTTCCTTTATCCACCACgcactccaccaccaacgatgACACCGACGCAACACAGGCAAAGAGCCCCATCAGAAGACCTCGTTCCGGATAATAACAATCCCGACCAATGCTTTTCTGAAACAACGAATGCCCTCAGCCTATGACATATGTACGGAACATCCACCTTGCAAACCAGGGGGGGAATCATGAGAGAGAAAACAGGAAGATAGGAAAGTAGCAGCCCCGAGCTAGAAAACAAGCTGATTTAAACGCCCAAGTCCTGAATCAAAAGACACAACTCTGCTGAAAAGAGGCTTAATGCCCAGAGAACTTCTGCTTCAGCTTGGCGAAGAAGCCGCTAActctgttcttcttcttgtcggccgtggtggtcttggtgagggtggcatCAGCACCCGTGGCCTCGGCAACGGCGGCATCCGTGGCCGCGGCATCAGCAGCAGGTGTGCTTCCATTGGTAGCGGgcttggcctcctcggcggtggcctcggtggcagtggtggtggcttcggTGGTAGTAGCGGGAACGGCAGAAGTGGTAGCCTcaccctcagcagcaaccttggcctcctcaaccttgggCTCCACAACCTTGGTTTCCTCAACTTTGGGCTCTTCAGCAGCTGGGGGGAGCTCAACAGCCCTGATGGACGcaggctcagcagcaacTGGCACGGCAGCCGGGGCAGCGTCGACAGCCTGGACCTCCTCAGCGGCAGCAGGTGGCTCAACGACCACAGCAGTATCGGCAGCCTTGGTCTCCTCGACGGGCTTTGGCGCATCAATCTTGAGGGGCTCTGGCTCGAcagccttgacctcctccaagaGTTCGGCCTCGACCTCCCTCTTGTCCTCAACCGCAGCAGCATTGCTAGCAGCCTCTGGGCTCTCGCCAGCCTTCTCCAAAGACTCCTTGACCTCAACAGGAACAACATCAGCGACAACCTTGgtctcttcctcaaccttcgcggcagcagcagctttggcctcctcttccgccttAGCTTCCTCGGCCTTGATGTACGCCTGGGCCTTGGCGGCAGACTCCTCAATGGAATCTGCAGGCTTCACCTCCTTCAAAAGCTCAGCCTCTacagcagccttctcctccacagcaGCAGTGTTGGCCGCAGCCTCGGGGCTCTCGAGAGCCTCCTTGAGGGACTCCTTCACAGGGGCAGGAACCTCAGGGGCCAGGTtctccacaatctcctctTGCTTGGCCTCAACCGCTTGTTGCTGGGCCTCGGTGATGGTCTGCTGAACAGACTCGGGAAGGACCTCCTTGACGGAATCGGGAAGGTTGGTAGCGGCATCGGTAGCGACTTCGGTCGCCTTCTGGGTAGCCTCGGTGGCAGTCTCGGTGGCCTGGGTAGTGACGTTGGCAGCAGCCTCGCTCGCCTTCTGGGCGGCGTCGCTAGCAACCTCGGTAGCCTTCTGGGCGACGTCACTGGCAACCTCAGGAGCCTTGGCGGCGTagtcagcagcaacatcgcTGACCTTGTGGGCGACTTCGGTAGCAACCTCGCCGGCGTTCTGGGCAGCAACGACGGCAGCACCGAGGAGAGCAGTGCCGGCggtggcagcaacagcggcGACAGTCTCAGCCACTGACTTGTCGTTCTCCGACTTGTCGGTGCCCACACCCGCAGTGCCCTCGGAAGTGGAAGGGACCTCGGGAACCTTCTGaagaagctcctcctcgacggcagccttctccttcacctcctcctcgatggCGCTGGCCTCAGGCTCAACATGGGCCTCTTCTTGGCTGTGCTTGACGATTTCGGGCACCTTGCCTTCCAGGGGAGCCTGGGCGGCAAGAGTGGCTGTGGTGGAGTCGGGACCAACGGTGTTAATAGTGACATCATTAGCGCCAGCGACTGGCAGGCTGGACTCAGGGATCATGGTGCTGGTGACTGGGGGAAGCTCGGTCTCCATTCCGGGAATACGATCAGACTTCTCGTACGACTCCTCGTCCAAGGTGACGTGGCTGTCGATGGCCTCAACTCTGGCAGTGCCGGGAACTGGCTCACCAGCCGGCAACGAGATGGGGTTGACGGCGCCaatggcggcggggagggggtcaaCCTTGACCTGCTTGTCGAGCTCGGCAAGAGGAGTCTCGGGATAGGTGCCGGGAGGCGAAACCTCGGCAGACTTCTGCTCCTCAGCCGGagcagcaacctcctccttcttcttctcccccgcgGCAGCTGTGGGCTCCTTGTCGGCCGTCAAGGGGACGACAGCGGCCAATTGAGCGGTGGTGGATTCGGGGGTGActgtgttgatggtggccgTGGCGGGGCCGGCCTCTTCTACCTTGTCCGCCATTATTTGCTTGGGTAATAAAATGTTGTTTTCGTTGCCTTCGTGATCCTTCTCCTGAGGCGCCGTGTGGTCTGTAGTCCAAACTCCGTCGACGACAAACTGGACGAGGGAATAATGTCAGTAAAAGAACAGGTTGAGCTGGTAAATTGAGGCGCTTGGAACAAAAGTTAAGCTAACAGCGGGGATTCAATTCAACTTAAAAGCAGCACTGGGGAGAGGGGCAGTTCCAGCTGGAGACCTGGAATGCAAGCTGCAAGGCCCCGGCTCCTGGTCCTGGTCCTGCGTCACAACCTCGAAGCGGTATTGGATCATGGGACTCGCATTTGCGCTTATGGGTCCCACTGAACATACCGCTAGTCTCGGTTGCAACGCTCGGTGCTCATCCTGCGTTGATGCTCCGGAGTAAGAGCCAGCTCACAGAGATGGCATCAGACACTGTCGGTATATGTCTGGCAGAAGCCCACCAGACACAGTCCAACAAACTCAGCCCGCGACCGCCAGCCAAATATTGTCATTGACCCCGTCCTATACAGCATAACATGTGCCAATTGGAGTGGGGTGACATCTGCTGAGGTTTTGGAGCCCCCTCTTGGCGGGGCGATGGAGCGGTTGCTTGGCTGTCGGTGGGTGCATCTCGGTGTGGGTGGAGATTCACAAGCACAACTTGATCTCCCTTCACCTGCCGTCCCCGCTCCGGCTGATTGCGACCCCCGCCATGCCTTCGAGACCAATGCTGGTATAGAAAAAAGCCGTTATGATATTGGGAGCAGCATGGCGCCTTGCAACGGTTTCTAAGaatggaaagaaaaaaggaatgcgcggctggggagagggggcaagggtgacgaggatgatgatatgcTGGAGGGGGTAGACGAAGGATCGGAGCAAGCGGAAGGAAACAGCCGTACACACCTTGTAGTAAATCTTTTCCGAGGTCTTCGGTAGCGTTACGGTCTTCTGGAAGATCTGTCCAACGCGGTCAAGCTGCTCGCTCTTGCTCCAGTCGTCAAAGGTGCCTGTCACGTAGacttcctcggcatcatGGGGCCTAGCaattgaggaggggaaacAGTTAGCAAGCTGTCGAACATATAGGCGGCAGAATCGTCATGGTGGCGTCAACCGGGCGAAGCTTCGAGCGCGGCTGGATTTGCGAGTCAGAGAGTGTTCGCAAGGATGCAAGTTCTCTGAGCGCAATTCGATGCGACCGGTCGGCGAACCGCGACATGATAAGTTGCTCTCAATCTGTTGATGGAGACTGCCATTGCCCAGAGCAAAAAtagaggagatggatgatgcaTGCGATGCGACTAACCACTTGAAGGTGAAAGTGCCCATGGCTGCGGGATGCTGCTGATTGGTGAGAACAGAGAGTTCGCTTTGACGGTATCCGTGGGTATAGATAGTATCAAGCAGCGGGCGGCGTGTCGAATAAAAGCAGGAAGCAGGTAATTGCTGGCTTTTTTCGCAaagggagcaggagcaggagcaggagcaggtggAAGTTCAAGCTCGGAGCCGACGGGGGTGATGCTGTGTGGAAGGGGCTTGTTGAGGTGTCTCTCGAGCTCTCTCGGTCGAGAGAAATGCTTATGCGGCGATACGGCACACAGACCTCCCGTCGCTCTGGCTGATAGGCAAGGGTAGCTCAGTTGATTGGTGGGGGTCGCGCTGACGTCAATTAGATATGAGagaggtggagagagagagagagacaaagGGCCGCGCAACCAGGAAATGGAAAATCTGGTGATTTTAGAGACAAACGGGAGCTGAAGTCTATTTTGAGCTGCCACCAAATCGTTATCGCAATTCCTTGAACGATAGGGATAGGATAATGAGCgtcaattttttttttgtgcaGACAGCGGCGCGCAATCACATCAAACAGTCAACAAATGGAAGAGGCTGGCTCGCTCGGGTCAAAGGTGAAAGCTGCGAATGCGCTAGGGTCCAATTGCACACGCCAAGGCAGGCCACCCGGCCACGTCTGTTGAGGATCACGATTCTTGACCTAGGTACTTTGTAACCCCCACCGCCGTCCCCCTACCCGTCTTTTCTCACACGTGGATGTTCACCGGCTCTAGGTCTCTCGTTGGGGAAAGAATTTTTTCAGCCTTTTGTCTCAACCAACTTCAGCAGCCCGTCTTTGACATTTTGGTCATGCTGGTTCCTCTCGGCTCGTTGCTTGTTGAAGCTATCCTGTGCATAAAGATAACGCCACCACGACCTTGTACGGCACAGAACCATCACAATGGTGTGGAAGCTTCGAGCTCGAAACTGTCAAACCGAACCTCAAATTTGTTACGCACGTCATCCCACCAAAAGTGTTTGCAAGAGTGGCAGCCTATTTTAGCACACCGACCAGGGACCTGGCAGCCTGGCATGACATGCACTTACAACCGACCACATgtaaccctaacccaacCTGCTAACGTGGACAATAATACTCCCTAGACATACATATGCACTCCCAGTTCGCGACTTGGCAGACATTATTGATCGATCTGCATATCATCCCTCGTTCACATTCCATCTCACTATCCCTATAAACACTATCGGTTGCCGAATAAGTTCGTTATGTGTGGCTTCCATTTTTCATCGTCCACCTCCTTTCTACAGCAGTCTCTGCCGGTACCAAAGGAGCCAGACCAACAAAAAATAGTGGTGTTTGAGAACGCCAGCTACATGCCAAccaaaaagtaaacaatgaGATAAACGGTGCCAGAGAGAAAAAATGTTGCAGCAATGGGGATAAACAATCCACCTGCAAGCTCTTGCTCTCGGGCCAAAGAATAACAACGCAAAACAAAAGCACCTATATATCCAAACTCCAGGAATTCATTCATAAAAAGAACGTGCTCATGAcccaattttttttttttaaaaaaaaaatccctTCCAAGCACTTTTTGTCAGTCAAAACAAAAGCTTCAGTTTTATGAACCCCTCTTTTACCACCCAAACTGCTCACAATGCAGCTCAACCCCTGGCCCATCCCCCTGGATCAACCTCGCGGTAGTATCCCTGACCACTCTCATCAACCCATGTGGCCCGCATGCAGCCACCAGAACCCGTTGGTTAGCCGGTGTGCTGTTGACAGCATCCCTGATCAACGAAGCCGCATCTGGACGACCCTCCTTGATTGGGTGCTGAAACCGGTGCGCTGACGCCGAAGTAACAATATCTTTGCCTGACGATCGGCTGCTCTGATGCTCGACATGGATCTCGATGGCTTCGTGCATCTCCTTCTCGGGGTCCCTATCCCCCAGTGGCCGTCGGTGCGTGGGAGCTGGAATACGTGGCTCGTTCTTCTCCGTATCGGTATCAATAGGTGACCGTGGCGGTGAGGCCACTTCATTATCAGAGGATGACGACCTGGATTGGAGGAGCGGGTTCTGCCCGTCGCTCGGAAGGTCAGAGGTCGAGGTGGGGGATCGGGTCACGTAGAGGGTGACGTTGACTTTGGTTGAGTGAGCGTGGGTGCGCAAGAGGTCGAGCTGTTCCTTGAACCACGAGAGGTTCTCTGTTGGGTGGTTGAGTCAGTCCAACTGCTCTGGCATAGAGGTAAACAGGACAAACGTACCGTGCTTTTGAACTGCCCAAATAAAAACAATATTCTTGTGAGTCTCCTCTGTCATCCGCTCCAAAACATTCACTGCCAAACCGAATGTGAAGGTagcaccgccaccgccagcaaTAAGCACAATCTTGTCGAACTCCATGGGGTCAGGGAAGGTGCCATAAGGACCATCAACCGATGCCTTTACTGAGACACCAGGGTTGGCAACGGCATAGTTGTGAAGATCTCGTGTGAAGCCATTCTGAGCCTTGACGGTGAACTCGACAGGCGATCCGTGGTGGATGGTAAAGGGGTGTGTC from Podospora bellae-mahoneyi strain CBS 112042 chromosome 4, whole genome shotgun sequence harbors:
- the CRP1 gene encoding Cruciform DNA binding protein (COG:G; EggNog:ENOG503NVKM), yielding MGTFTFKWPHDAEEVYVTGTFDDWSKSEQLDRVGQIFQKTVTLPKTSEKIYYKFVVDGVWTTDHTAPQEKDHEGNENNILLPKQIMADKVEEAGPATATINTVTPESTTAQLAAVVPLTADKEPTAAAGEKKKEEVAAPAEEQKSAEVSPPGTYPETPLAELDKQVKVDPLPAAIGAVNPISLPAGEPVPGTARVEAIDSHVTLDEESYEKSDRIPGMETELPPVTSTMIPESSLPVAGANDVTINTVGPDSTTATLAAQAPLEGKVPEIVKHSQEEAHVEPEASAIEEEVKEKAAVEEELLQKVPEVPSTSEGTAGVGTDKSENDKSVAETVAAVAATAGTALLGAAVVAAQNAGEVATEVAHKVSDVAADYAAKAPEVASDVAQKATEVASDAAQKASEAAANVTTQATETATEATQKATEVATDAATNLPDSVKEVLPESVQQTITEAQQQAVEAKQEEIVENLAPEVPAPVKESLKEALESPEAAANTAAVEEKAAVEAELLKEVKPADSIEESAAKAQAYIKAEEAKAEEEAKAAAAAKVEEETKVVADVVPVEVKESLEKAGESPEAASNAAAVEDKREVEAELLEEVKAVEPEPLKIDAPKPVEETKAADTAVVVEPPAAAEEVQAVDAAPAAVPVAAEPASIRAVELPPAAEEPKVEETKVVEPKVEEAKVAAEGEATTSAVPATTTEATTTATEATAEEAKPATNGSTPAADAAATDAAVAEATGADATLTKTTTADKKKNRVSGFFAKLKQKFSGH